One stretch of Zingiber officinale cultivar Zhangliang chromosome 6B, Zo_v1.1, whole genome shotgun sequence DNA includes these proteins:
- the LOC121992099 gene encoding transcription factor MYB61-like — translation MGRHSCCYKQKLRKGLWSPEEDEKLVEHIAKYGHGSWTSVPKLAGLQRCGKSCRLRWINYLRPDLKRGTFSQQEEDLIVQLHEVMGNKWSQIAARLPGRTDNEIKNYWNSCIKKKLVQSGINPSTHAVEAMCSDSSAPNSMNHFPGNSEPLPPPVISPISNTIPSTNFPGSQFELPSSGVLFDSGILQWLDMLPNKGVPVHLSAETEDLKWSEYLNGTALSIKDWESQAHGLHGSSSKEESQAFSESGFSYWHEIQPPPPPPQL, via the exons ATGGGGAGGCACTCCTGCTGCTACAAGCAGAAGCTGAGGAAGGGGTTGTGGTCTCCTGAGGAGGACGAGAAGCTCGTGGAGCACATCGCCAAGTATGGCCATGGGAGCTGGACCTCTGTCCCCAAATTGGCAG GTCTCCAGAGGTGTGGGAAGAGCTGCAGATTGAGGTGGATTAACTATCTGAGGCCTGATCTGAAGAGGGGCACGTTCTCTCAGCAAGAGGAGGACCTCATCGTCCAGCTCCATGAAGTCATGGGCAACAA GTGGTCTCAAATTGCAGCCCGGCTACCAGGGAGGacggacaacgagatcaagaACTACTGGAACTCGTGCATCAAGAAGAAGCTGGTGCAGAGTGGCATCAACCCCAGCACGCACGCAGTCGAGGCCATGTGCAGTGACTCCTCCGCCCCCAACTCTATGAATCACTTCCCCGGGAACTCTGAACCGCTCCCTCCGCCTGTCATTTCTCCGATCTCGAACACGATCCCCTCGACCAACTTCCCCGGCAGCCAGTTTGAGCTCCCAAGCTCTGGCGTTCTCTTTGACAGTGGCATCCTCCAATGGCTGGATATGCTGCCAAACAAAGGTGTTCCAGTCCACTTGAGTGCTGAGACAGAGGATTTGAAATGGTCAGAGTATCTCAATGGCACCGCTCTGTCCATAAAAGACTGGGAGAGCCAAGCCCATGGTTTGCATGGGTCATCGAGCAAAGAAGAAAGCCAAGCATTCTCAGAGAGTGGGTTCAGTTATTGGCACGAGATCCAacctcctcctccacctcctcaGCTTTAA